TATCGGGCCAATTCTAAATTGGCACATTCAGTTCGGTTTTTCAGTTTCACGACTTCATTTTCAGGAGGAACTTCCCATGCGTATGGCTGCAAATCTGATCGTCGGTGCCGTGACTTGTGCGACAATCACAAGCGTCTCCCTCGGCTCGCTCGTGATTCGCGAGTCGGACGACTTCGTCAATAGTGCCAATGGCCAATACGAAGCGGACGCCATCCCTCAAAACGCCTCGCCCTCATGGACCGGGGTAGGCAGCGGTCAGGACTACGGCGTCAGCGGCGGCGAACTGACCCTCACGACCCTGCACAACAATAGTCGTTTCTTCCACCTTGACCCGAGCTTTGTTCGCGCCACCGGGTATACAGTCGAATTCCGGATGCGAGTCGATGACATCGATGACCCGCGCGGTCCAGTGCTCGTTCGCATCGCCGACGGTACGGAACAGGTTGAACTCGAATGGTGGGATAATTCGATCATTCGGTGGAATAGTTCAAGCTCGGTTATCCCGGATCCGTCAGTGTATCG
This window of the Phycisphaerales bacterium AB-hyl4 genome carries:
- a CDS encoding PEP-CTERM sorting domain-containing protein (PEP-CTERM proteins occur, often in large numbers, in the proteomes of bacteria that also encode an exosortase, a predicted intramembrane cysteine proteinase. The presence of a PEP-CTERM domain at a protein's C-terminus predicts cleavage within the sorting domain, followed by covalent anchoring to some some component of the (usually Gram-negative) cell surface. Many PEP-CTERM proteins exhibit an unusual sequence composition that includes large numbers of potential glycosylation sites. Expression of one such protein has been shown restore the ability of a bacterium to form floc, a type of biofilm.); amino-acid sequence: MRMAANLIVGAVTCATITSVSLGSLVIRESDDFVNSANGQYEADAIPQNASPSWTGVGSGQDYGVSGGELTLTTLHNNSRFFHLDPSFVRATGYTVEFRMRVDDIDDPRGPVLVRIADGTEQVELEWWDNSIIRWNSSSSVIPDPSVYRTYRIAYDPSADEGAGAYSAWIDNILVSDELTGNASTTNQLLFGDTSSSRYGGTTTWDYVRWDTTGAYAPIPEPASLALLGIGGALLLGRRRTA